A window of Candidatus Sulfotelmatobacter sp. contains these coding sequences:
- a CDS encoding efflux RND transporter periplasmic adaptor subunit produces the protein MRKRMLILVAALLAFTIAVGSYKFFQIKAAIAAGTAWTPPPEAVTTVVASSEKWPATLSPIGTVAAVHGVTVSADLPGIVESITFDSGRNVKAGDVLVRLDTSQERAQLAAAQAAAELAKLNADRTQKLFEKQVISQAEFDQTNAELKQAEAHVGEIQAVIERKTIHAPFSGTLGIRRVNVGQYLTAGDPIVPLQSMDPVYVNFTVPQQQLAELRLGAAVRVTAESLAAGPIGHITAINSQVDESTRNVQIQATFENPRGTLRPGMFVDVEVSVGSGQPVVALPASAISYAPYGNSVFVVAEMKSPKGQTYKGVEQRFVTLGAGRGDQVAVVSGVHAGDEVVTSGVFKLRNGAAVLVNNKVRPSNNPAPKPEDS, from the coding sequence ATGAGAAAGCGCATGTTGATCCTGGTGGCCGCGCTGCTGGCATTCACCATCGCGGTCGGGTCGTACAAGTTCTTCCAGATCAAGGCGGCGATCGCGGCCGGCACGGCCTGGACGCCGCCGCCCGAGGCGGTCACCACGGTGGTCGCGTCGAGCGAGAAGTGGCCCGCGACGCTGTCGCCCATCGGAACGGTGGCCGCGGTCCACGGCGTGACGGTGAGCGCCGACCTGCCGGGCATCGTCGAGAGCATCACGTTCGACTCCGGGCGCAACGTCAAGGCCGGCGACGTGCTGGTGAGGCTCGACACCAGCCAGGAGCGCGCGCAACTCGCCGCCGCCCAGGCCGCGGCCGAGCTCGCGAAGCTCAACGCTGACCGCACTCAGAAGCTGTTCGAGAAGCAGGTGATCTCGCAGGCCGAGTTCGACCAGACCAACGCCGAGCTCAAGCAGGCCGAAGCCCACGTCGGCGAGATCCAGGCGGTGATCGAGCGGAAGACCATTCACGCGCCGTTCTCGGGCACGCTCGGCATCCGGAGGGTCAACGTCGGGCAGTACCTCACCGCTGGCGATCCGATCGTGCCGCTCCAGTCGATGGATCCGGTCTACGTCAACTTCACCGTGCCGCAGCAGCAGCTCGCCGAGCTGCGCCTCGGCGCGGCGGTGCGCGTCACGGCCGAGAGCCTCGCCGCGGGACCGATCGGACACATCACCGCGATCAATTCGCAGGTGGACGAGTCGACCCGCAACGTCCAGATCCAGGCGACCTTCGAGAACCCGCGCGGCACGCTTCGCCCCGGCATGTTCGTAGACGTCGAGGTGAGCGTCGGCAGCGGCCAACCGGTGGTGGCGCTGCCGGCCTCGGCGATCAGCTACGCGCCCTACGGCAACTCGGTGTTCGTGGTCGCCGAGATGAAGAGCCCGAAGGGCCAGACCTACAAGGGCGTCGAGCAGCGCTTCGTGACGCTGGGCGCGGGCCGCGGCGACCAGGTCGCGGTGGTCTCGGGCGTCCACGCCGGCGACGAGGTCGTGACCTCGGGCGTGTTCAAGCTGCGCAACGGCGCGGCGGTGCTGGTCAACAACAAGGTGCGGCCGTCCAACAATCCCGCGCCCAAGCCGGAGGACAGCTGA